One Bombina bombina isolate aBomBom1 chromosome 5, aBomBom1.pri, whole genome shotgun sequence DNA segment encodes these proteins:
- the LOC128659872 gene encoding E3 SUMO-protein ligase ZBED1-like: MSGEWKLNVTCHQQVAYTAAQTVQIQMTLVTEMLVSGRKRREDLWMHFTFDAKENKTLCKPCGVAITGKNTTNLKRHLQMSHPEIHTKIQKTSNDGPSQASAPQQNIYTALVSASKYKIDSKEQQAREDAIAKWIGRTGLPVRTIEDEDFVNMMATVDRRLSVPKKTKINNLIDKHYEDEKQKFKKRLAAARRVSICTDLWTKKGLTASFLGISACYFCVDQNKADHILLALEQVAHPHTAQSIKSCVDKCLQEWDIPKKKILTVITDNGSNMVAAFKHTTAAAEEPPSFSEEDSPITESDSESSESEIDDLR; this comes from the exons ATGTCTGGAGAGTGGAAATTGAATGTGACGTG TCACCAACAGGTAGCATACACTGCTGCACAAACTGTACAGATACAGATGACACTAGTCACAGAAATGTTAGTGtctgggagaaagagaagagaagatcTATGGATGCATTTTACATTTGATGCTAAGGAGAACAAGACCCTTTGCAAACCATGTGGAGTGGCAATCACtggtaaaaatacaacaaacttgaAGCGTCATTTGCAGATGAGTCATCCCGAAATTCATACAAAG ATACAGAAAACATCCAATGATGGGCCAAGTCAAGCCAGTGCACCACAGCAAAATATTTACACAGCTCTTGTAagtgcttcaaaatacaaaattgaCTCTAAGGAACAACAGGCCAGGGAGGATGCCATAGCAAAATGGATTGGGCGCACTGGATTACCAGTCAGAACGATTGAAGATGAGGACTTTGTTAACATGATGGCGACCGTAGATAGGAGACTGAGTGTtccaaagaaaactaaaataaataatctgattgacaaacattatgaagatgaaaaacaaaaattcaaaaagagACTGGCTGCTGCCCGGAGAGTATCTATTTGCACTGATTTGTGGACAAAAAAAGGACTAACAGCTTCATTCCTTGGTATAAGTGCGTGCTACTTTTGTGTTGACCAAAATAAAGCTGATCACATATTGTTGGCCCTTGAACAAGTAGCACACCCACACACTGCACAGTCAATCAAATCATGTGTGGACAAATGCTTGCAAGAGTGGGACATACCAAAGAAGAAGATCCTTACAGTGATAACAGACAATGGGAGTAATATGGTGGCAGCATTTAAacacaccacagcagcagcagaagAACCACCCAGCTTTAGTGAGGAAGACTCCCCCATAACGGAAAGTGACTCTGAGTCGTCTGAGTCTGAAATTGATGATTTGCGGTga